From one Caldithrix abyssi DSM 13497 genomic stretch:
- a CDS encoding ectonucleotide pyrophosphatase/phosphodiesterase has product MKRLAQIVVLILVVLSIGTAQNPDYKPYVLIVSFDGFRWDYLDRGITPNLQKMADEGVRAITFEPAFPSKTFPNHYTIVTGLYPVNHGLINNSFFDPFTKQRYRLGDTSAVRNAYWYRGEALWETARRQGVLSASFFWPGSEVHLSYRHPNYFKRYDGSIPHIERINGVIDWLQLPEEKRPQLLFLYFSDTDTYGHRYGPESEKINEAISLVDRYLGVLRSKLDSIGMKDKVNLIVLSDHGMTQLRPDGQILLYKLLKDQAVRVDGYGPLVQIFTRSPEAKEEIFQRLNQNRMNFSVYKKEDLPDYFHYKNSPFVGDIVAVAHLGYTFVRSPEELEKVRRHPSKGNHGYDNHTLDMQGIFVAAGPAFKTAYACQTLHNVDVYPLVCKILGIVPNGKIDGKLERIEFILKDH; this is encoded by the coding sequence GTGAAGCGTTTAGCTCAAATCGTCGTTTTAATTTTAGTTGTTCTGTCAATCGGAACGGCTCAAAATCCAGACTACAAGCCCTATGTTTTAATCGTCTCATTTGACGGTTTTCGCTGGGATTATTTAGATCGTGGTATTACGCCCAACTTACAAAAGATGGCCGATGAAGGCGTACGGGCCATTACTTTTGAACCGGCTTTCCCTTCCAAAACCTTTCCCAATCATTACACCATTGTTACCGGACTTTATCCGGTGAATCATGGATTGATCAACAACAGCTTTTTCGATCCGTTTACCAAACAGAGATACCGCCTGGGCGATACCTCGGCTGTACGCAACGCCTACTGGTACCGGGGAGAGGCTTTGTGGGAAACGGCCAGACGTCAGGGCGTGTTAAGCGCCAGTTTTTTCTGGCCGGGCTCCGAAGTTCATCTTTCTTATCGGCATCCGAACTATTTTAAACGATATGACGGCTCCATTCCGCATATTGAAAGGATTAATGGCGTTATTGACTGGTTACAACTTCCGGAAGAAAAACGACCGCAGCTTTTGTTTTTGTATTTTAGCGATACGGATACCTATGGCCATCGCTACGGCCCGGAATCAGAAAAGATCAACGAAGCCATTAGCCTGGTGGACCGCTATCTCGGCGTTTTACGCAGTAAATTGGATTCGATTGGCATGAAGGACAAAGTAAATCTCATCGTTTTATCGGATCATGGCATGACGCAACTGCGGCCGGACGGTCAGATTCTTTTGTACAAACTGTTGAAGGACCAGGCGGTTCGCGTGGATGGTTACGGACCGCTGGTACAAATTTTTACCAGATCGCCTGAAGCAAAGGAAGAGATTTTTCAGCGGTTGAATCAAAATCGCATGAATTTCTCAGTTTACAAAAAAGAAGATTTACCAGACTATTTTCATTATAAAAACAGTCCATTTGTTGGCGACATCGTTGCGGTAGCGCATCTTGGTTACACATTTGTGCGTAGCCCTGAAGAGCTGGAAAAAGTACGCCGCCATCCTTCAAAGGGCAATCACGGTTACGACAATCACACGCTGGATATGCAGGGTATTTTTGTGGCCGCCGGCCCGGCCTTTAAAACGGCCTACGCCTGCCAGACATTACACAACGTCGATGTTTACCCGCTGGTTTGTAAAATTCTGGGCATTGTGCCAAACGGTAAAATTGACGGCAAGTTAGAGCGCATCGAGTTTATTTTAAAGGACCATTGA
- a CDS encoding carboxymuconolactone decarboxylase family protein yields the protein MKSSKIVKTRKYRLDMNDKILNSGFNDFKKFFALDNKAYLQGAIPVKYKELMGLVGSMVLRCNDCIFYHLDRCVSEGATKEELYEAMNIALIIGGSIVIPHLRYAFEVLEELQTMAENAPED from the coding sequence ATGAAATCGAGCAAAATCGTTAAAACACGGAAGTACCGCCTGGATATGAACGATAAAATTCTGAACAGCGGTTTTAATGATTTTAAAAAGTTCTTTGCGCTGGACAACAAAGCCTATCTGCAGGGCGCCATTCCGGTTAAATACAAAGAGTTGATGGGACTGGTGGGCAGCATGGTCTTGCGTTGTAATGACTGCATCTTTTACCATCTGGATCGCTGCGTGTCGGAAGGGGCAACAAAGGAAGAATTGTACGAGGCCATGAACATTGCGCTGATCATCGGCGGCTCCATTGTGATTCCGCATTTACGCTATGCTTTTGAAGTTCTGGAAGAATTGCAAACAATGGCAGAAAACGCGCCAGAGGATTGA